A genomic stretch from Terriglobus sp. RCC_193 includes:
- the trxA gene encoding thioredoxin yields the protein MAGQFVTEVNDVDFEQQVLKSETPVLVDFWATWCGPCRALAPVVDQVAGEYEGKIKVMKMDVDRNAATPGRYGIRGIPALLLFKDGKVAEQIVGYVPKDTIDKTIGKVLA from the coding sequence ATGGCAGGACAGTTTGTAACCGAAGTGAACGACGTGGACTTTGAACAGCAGGTGCTGAAGAGTGAGACGCCCGTCCTGGTGGACTTTTGGGCCACCTGGTGCGGACCATGTCGAGCGCTCGCCCCTGTCGTGGATCAGGTTGCCGGTGAGTACGAGGGCAAGATCAAGGTCATGAAGATGGACGTGGACCGCAACGCCGCCACGCCGGGCCGTTATGGCATCCGCGGTATCCCCGCGCTGCTGCTTTTCAAGGACGGCAAGGTCGCAGAGCAGATCGTTGGCTACGTGCCCAAGGACACCATCGACAAGACCATCGGTAAGGTACTGGCATAA
- a CDS encoding HAD family hydrolase: MRDARPRTAVFDFDGTLWPGDAGSGFMHWTIATRLLPSDATRHILDRHALYHRGEVGEIAICGEMTSIYAGIPEKALRDSAAKYFVDHVQPHFFPEMIVLLRELQASGTDIWAVSSTNNWMIEEGVRDLGIAPDHVLAACVAVEDGIAGETILDVPSDEGKAEALRRVGLTHPDAVFGNSVHDLHMLEMAKHPYPVNPTVALAEKAAELGWNVYYPATEG; encoded by the coding sequence GTGCGTGATGCACGTCCACGCACCGCCGTTTTCGACTTCGACGGCACGCTCTGGCCCGGCGATGCCGGTTCCGGATTTATGCACTGGACCATCGCCACACGCCTGTTGCCCAGCGACGCAACACGCCACATTCTGGATCGCCATGCCCTCTACCACCGTGGCGAAGTGGGCGAAATTGCCATCTGCGGCGAGATGACCTCCATCTATGCCGGCATCCCTGAGAAAGCCCTGCGTGACTCTGCCGCGAAGTATTTCGTGGACCATGTGCAGCCGCATTTCTTCCCGGAAATGATCGTCCTGCTGCGCGAACTGCAGGCCAGCGGAACGGACATCTGGGCCGTGTCGTCCACGAATAACTGGATGATCGAAGAGGGTGTACGCGACCTGGGCATTGCGCCGGATCACGTGCTGGCGGCCTGCGTAGCTGTAGAAGACGGCATTGCAGGCGAAACGATCCTGGATGTCCCCTCGGACGAAGGCAAGGCCGAGGCGCTGCGCCGCGTGGGGCTGACGCATCCTGATGCCGTCTTTGGCAACAGCGTGCACGACCTGCACATGCTGGAGATGGCAAAACATCCCTATCCGGTGAATCCAACCGTGGCACTGGCGGAAAAAGCGGCGGAACTCGGCTGGAACGTTTACTATCCGGCGACCGAAGGCTAG
- a CDS encoding (deoxy)nucleoside triphosphate pyrophosphohydrolase gives MKKKAAIRKLDGKRDNAARLPRTVRLVVAALILRPGPDGAEEVLICQRKPDQPMSLKWEFPGGKIEAGEGPEEALRRELDEELGIHAEIGPLLTRVRHNYRNGGAVDIQFFRVRSFTGELQNRIFQQICWSGFEALPEYDFLAADLGMIHDLAEGKLRV, from the coding sequence TTGAAGAAGAAAGCGGCCATTCGAAAGCTCGACGGAAAGCGAGACAACGCTGCGCGATTGCCCCGCACCGTTCGCCTGGTGGTGGCCGCCCTGATTCTTCGCCCCGGCCCCGATGGCGCGGAGGAAGTGCTGATCTGCCAGCGAAAGCCGGATCAACCCATGAGCCTGAAATGGGAGTTTCCCGGCGGCAAGATTGAAGCCGGTGAAGGCCCGGAAGAGGCCCTGCGTCGCGAACTGGATGAAGAGCTGGGCATCCATGCGGAGATTGGGCCGTTGCTGACACGCGTCCGCCACAACTATCGCAATGGCGGCGCGGTAGATATTCAGTTTTTCCGTGTACGCAGTTTCACCGGCGAGCTACAGAATCGGATCTTTCAGCAGATTTGCTGGTCTGGTTTTGAGGCGCTGCCGGAATATGACTTTCTGGCGGCAGACCTGGGCATGATCCATGATCTGGCCGAAGGCAAGCTGCGCGTATAA
- a CDS encoding type 1 glutamine amidotransferase domain-containing protein: MNGKLTGKKIAILATDGFEQAELMEPKKNLEREGATITVLSVKTTPKEIKGWDKTDWGNKVKVDALVGSAKADEFDALVLPGGQINPDRLRIDKDAVHFIKEFVETGKPTAAICHGPWTLIEAGVVKGKTMTSWPSVHTDLLNAGAKWVDKDVVVDGQFITSRNPGDIPAFSREIVNALAA; this comes from the coding sequence ATGAACGGTAAGCTGACAGGAAAAAAGATTGCAATTCTGGCGACCGATGGCTTTGAGCAGGCGGAACTGATGGAGCCAAAGAAGAACCTGGAGAGGGAAGGCGCCACCATCACCGTGCTGAGCGTGAAAACCACACCGAAGGAAATCAAGGGTTGGGATAAGACCGACTGGGGCAACAAGGTCAAAGTCGATGCTCTCGTGGGAAGCGCAAAGGCAGACGAGTTCGATGCGCTGGTACTGCCCGGCGGCCAGATCAACCCCGATAGGTTGCGCATAGACAAGGATGCGGTGCACTTCATAAAGGAGTTTGTGGAAACCGGCAAGCCGACAGCAGCCATTTGTCATGGCCCGTGGACGTTGATTGAAGCGGGCGTGGTGAAGGGAAAGACCATGACTTCATGGCCCAGTGTCCACACCGATCTGCTGAACGCCGGGGCAAAGTGGGTAGACAAGGACGTGGTGGTCGACGGTCAGTTCATCACAAGCCGGAACCCGGGAGACATTCCAGCCTTCTCGCGAGAAATTGTGAACGCGCTCGCGGCCTAG
- a CDS encoding M48 family metallopeptidase: MRRLLLFLLFLVAVPIHAAATPAEKLANDAAQHELDTSPEGGNIPSYSLKPADLAKAQHLDKVDTVLHFATSIWSLVYTIALLALGSVGWMQRTATSRFKNRWLQGATFLLLFLVITGLLDAPFGIYGHWLRLKYGLSVQGWGSWLGDQAKSAGIGWVIGTLLVMLLFWFIRKFPRRWWFGFWIVSIPITLAAIFVTPYVIDPLFNKFEPLQQSHPELVQRLEEVANRGHMNIPPDRMFLMKASAKVTTLNAYVTGFGASKRVVVWDTSIAKGTPDEILFIFGHESGHYVLHHIVRGILVSTVITFITLYLGYLFVQWAIRRFGIAWGIPSQDDWGALAVLLLAFSLFSFFLEPVTSTLSRQQEHAADVYGMEAIHGIVANPQETARGAFQVLGETSYDVPNPNQFLEFWTYGHPSIGRRAAFSTHYDPWAGGYAPKYFPKQ; encoded by the coding sequence ATGCGCCGATTGCTGCTGTTCCTGTTATTTCTTGTGGCGGTTCCGATCCACGCCGCCGCCACGCCCGCTGAAAAGCTGGCCAACGATGCGGCCCAACATGAACTGGATACTTCGCCCGAAGGTGGCAACATCCCGTCGTATTCGCTGAAGCCGGCGGATCTGGCCAAGGCACAGCATTTGGACAAGGTGGATACGGTGCTGCACTTCGCCACGTCCATCTGGTCGCTGGTGTACACCATAGCCCTGCTGGCGCTGGGGTCTGTGGGATGGATGCAACGGACGGCGACCTCGCGCTTCAAGAATCGCTGGCTGCAGGGTGCCACCTTTCTACTTCTGTTTCTTGTCATTACAGGTTTGTTGGACGCGCCCTTTGGCATCTATGGCCATTGGCTACGTTTGAAGTACGGGTTGAGCGTGCAGGGCTGGGGAAGCTGGCTGGGAGATCAGGCGAAGAGTGCGGGTATTGGCTGGGTGATTGGAACGCTGCTGGTGATGCTGCTGTTCTGGTTCATCCGCAAATTCCCACGACGCTGGTGGTTTGGGTTCTGGATTGTCTCCATCCCCATCACGCTGGCCGCCATCTTCGTTACGCCCTATGTGATCGATCCACTGTTCAACAAGTTTGAGCCGCTACAGCAATCGCATCCGGAACTGGTGCAGCGACTGGAAGAGGTGGCGAACCGCGGACACATGAACATTCCGCCGGATCGCATGTTCCTGATGAAGGCGTCGGCAAAGGTGACCACGCTGAACGCATACGTCACCGGCTTTGGCGCATCGAAGCGCGTGGTGGTTTGGGATACGTCGATTGCCAAGGGCACACCCGACGAGATCCTGTTCATCTTCGGGCATGAGAGCGGGCATTACGTGCTGCATCACATTGTGCGCGGCATCCTGGTCAGCACTGTGATCACGTTCATCACGCTCTACCTGGGATACCTGTTTGTGCAGTGGGCCATCCGTCGCTTCGGCATTGCGTGGGGTATCCCTTCGCAGGATGACTGGGGCGCGCTTGCCGTGTTGTTGCTGGCGTTTTCTCTGTTCAGCTTCTTTCTGGAGCCGGTTACTTCCACACTGTCACGCCAGCAGGAACATGCTGCGGATGTCTACGGCATGGAGGCGATTCACGGCATCGTAGCCAACCCACAGGAGACTGCACGCGGAGCGTTTCAGGTGTTGGGAGAGACAAGCTACGACGTGCCGAATCCAAACCAGTTCCTGGAGTTCTGGACGTATGGACATCCCAGCATTGGACGCCGTGCGGCTTTCTCCACGCATTACGATCCGTGGGCCGGTGGCTACGCTCCGAAGTATTTCCCGAAGCAGTAA